In a single window of the Nodularia spumigena CCY9414 genome:
- a CDS encoding CRISPR-associated protein Csx3, with amino-acid sequence MTTYNIEFKDGILRVRFGEPAQNDQIVKDAAARLEEMTTSGELTGGQLLKINGPISIPVAFVLAHKLSHIYGAIGLFDPKIGKYVISITHNPAYKLGDLID; translated from the coding sequence ATGACTACCTACAACATCGAATTCAAAGACGGGATATTACGAGTGAGATTTGGCGAACCTGCTCAGAACGATCAAATTGTCAAGGATGCAGCCGCGCGACTTGAGGAAATGACAACATCGGGAGAACTCACAGGAGGACAACTGCTAAAGATTAACGGACCGATTTCTATACCTGTAGCCTTTGTTTTAGCTCACAAACTTAGTCATATTTACGGTGCTATTGGTTTATTTGACCCTAAAATAGGCAAATATGTAATTTCTATCACACATAATCCTGCCTATAAACTCGGTGATTTAATTGATTGA